In Nocardioides sp. JS614, the sequence CCGCCATCCTGGCGCGGGTCGACGGAACCCGGAGCTACGATCTCAGCATCGATTACTTCGTCGGCATGCCGAGCTTCCAAGCCGCTGGCGACCCCAGTTATCAGCTGTTCATGAGCCACACCCCCGCTGGAACTGTCGTCGACAACATGAACGGAGTCGGAGAGGCCGGCAATCGGCATGTCTGCTACTCCGGTGATGTCGTCTTCATGTACACCCACACTGGGACGCACATCGACTCCCTGAGCCACTTCGGCGTGGACGGGCACATCTACAACGGCTTCTCGGTCGAGGACAATCTCGGCAGTCGCGGATGGACCAAGGGCGGGGCAGAGGTCATCCCGCCCATCATCACCCGCGGCGTGTTGATCGATGTCGCCAAGAGCCACCAAGTCGACTGCCTGCCGGATTCGTACGCCATCACCGTCGAGGACTGCCAGAAGGTGCTCAATGATGCGGGCATCACCCTGCAGCCGGGCGACGTCGCGCTGATCCGGACTGGACGTATGGGCTTCTGGCCCGACGGGTCCAAGGTGCTCGGAAATCCGCCTGGACTTAGCCTCGAGGCCGCCAAGTGGCTCACCCGCCAGGGAATCTCGGCGATCGCTGCTGATCAGGAGTGTGTCGAGGTCGGCCCGTCCCAGCACGAGGACAACTGGCTCCCAGGGCACTGCCACTTCCTTGCAGAGGCCGGTGTCCCGATGATCGAACTGGTCAACCTGGAGGAACTGTCGCGCGACGGCGTCGACGAATTCTGTCTGATCGCCGCACCCATCCGTCTGCGCGGCGCAAGCGGAGCACCGCTCCGACCCATCGCGTTGCCGCTGCGTGACAACTGATCGTGACGAGGGACGGACAAGGAGGTACGGGATGAGCATGCCGAAGGTCGGTGTCGTCGGCGGTTCGATCGCGGGTCTGACGGCGGCGAATCTACTCCGCGACGCTGGCTGCGAGGTGGATGTCTACGAGCGGAGCGACACGCTGCTCTCCGGTTTCGGCACCGGAATCGTAGTCCAGCCCGAGTTGGTCCGCTACCTGCTGGAGCGCACCTCGACCGCGCTGGAAGACATCAGTGTCCCGAGTAACGAGATGCGCTACTTCGATGCTGCTTCCGGACGGAGTGCAGGCCAGGTCAAGGCGGGGTGGCGCTTCACGGCCTACAATGCCGTCTACCAGAAGTTGCTGGACGCTTTCGGGACAGAGCGGTACCACCTCGGCAAGGAACTCGTCCTCGTTACCCCGGGAGCGGAGACCGCTACGGCCACCTTCGCCGATGGCGCCCAGGTCACCGCTGATCTCCTCGTCTGTGCGGATGGTGGCGGCTCTGTGGCGAGATCGCAGTTGCTGGGCAGGAAGCCCGACTACGCGGGGTATGTCACCTGGCGCGGGATGGTGGACCAAAGCGACGTCTCGACGGAGACATGGGACTTCTTCCAGGATGCCTTTACGTACGGCCTTCTCCCCGACGGCCACATCATCGCGTATCCCATAAGTCAGGTTTCCTCCGAGGGTGAGGTCACGGGCGACACCCGGCTCAACTTCCAGTGGTATTGGAACGTCGAAGCAGGAGAGGCCCTCGACGAGCTCATGACGGCGAACGACGGAAATCGACGACCCGTCTCCGTGCACTTCCCGGCGCTGCCGGCGTCCAGCCTCGAAGAGTTCCGCAGCAGAGCGACCAGCCAGTTGGCGCCCAACTTCCGTGAACTGATCACCGGAGCTCCGCAGCCGTTCGTCACTATCGTCGCCGACGCCGATGTCCCTCGGATGGCATTCGACCGACTCGCCCTGATCGGGGATGCGGCATTCACTCCCCGACCGCATGCTGCGGCGGGAGCCGCCAAAGCGGCAGCCGATGCCTGGGCGCTCGCCGACCGGCTCGTCGAGGCTTCCGGTGACGTCCAGGAGGCCTTGGCGGCGTGGGAACCCGAACGGCTGGCCGTGGGGGAGGCGTACTTGGCGAAGGTGCGCGCGATGGCCGCTGCCCTGCAGCACGGGGGGGAGTTCCCCCCTGGGGCGGCAGAGTTCCGGTTCGGTCTACCCAGACCCGCGTGATACGGGCCATGACCTCACCCGAGGTTGCCCGCGTTGCGACTGACGCGTTATTGAATACGTCGCCCAGGCAAGAAGGAGAACCCGATGCAGTTGCTCAATGAGTTCGAAGTAGCACTGCCGCCGGAAAACACGTGGACTCTTCTCACCGATCTCGAGAAGGTGGCGCCATGTCTCCCCGGCGCATCAATCACGTCGGTTGAAGGCGATGACTTCCATGGCCGCGCCAAGATCAAGGTCGGTCCGATCACAGCCGAGTACAAGGGTGTCGCGCAGTTCACGGAGCTCGACGAGAAGGCGCACACCGCCGTCCTCCTCGCCCGTGGCAAGGACGCACGCGGTCAGGGAGACGCAACCGCTAACGTGCGCGCGACACTCCACCCGAAGGGCGCGGGTACCCGCGTGGTGGTCGAGACGGAACTCGCCCTGACCGGCAAGGTGGCCCAGTTCGGACGGGGCGTGCTTGCGGACGTGAGTGGCGCACTGATGACCATGTTCGCTCAGCGGCTGCAAGAGATGGTCGCAGCGGAAGGCGCTCCTGACACACCCACGTCTGCTGCCGCTGCCACGGACGACCGCGACGCGCAACACCAGGCTGCCGAGGCCCCCGCGCACCCGGCGGCCTCCGCGTCATCCAGTCGGGTAGGTGGGCGTGTCAGCGACCGCGACGACGAGGTGCTCGACATCCTAGCTCTGGCCGGCGGAATGTCGTGGGCCAAGGCCATTCCTACCGGCGGGGCGCTCGTCAGCGTCGTAGCCGCTCTGATCAGCGTTTTCGCAGCGGGGTACGCCTCCGGCAGGGCGCGCTCGGCCAATCGTTGATGTCATCAATCACCACTGATTGAGGGAGTACACCGTGAAACCACCCAAGTTCCGTTATGTCGCACCCAGGTCGCTCGACGACGCTGTCGAGCATCTGGCGTCCGATCCGGACGCGAAGGTGCTGGCGGGTGGTCAGAGCCTGATGCCGCTCCTCGCCATGCGGCTGGCAGCTCCCTCGATCCTGGTCGACCTGCAGCATGTGTCTGGCCTCGATGACATCGAAGACCAAGGCACATCTCTGCTGATCGGGGCGCGTGTGACGCACCGAGAGATAGAGCGTTCGGCCATGGTGGCCGAGCGTCTGCCGATCCTGTCCTCGGCGGTCGTCCACATCGCTCATCCGCAAATCCGATCTCGCGGAACTTTCGGCGGCAGCACAGCACACGCCGACCCGTCTGGTGAGTGGCCGACCATCCTGCTGTCCTTAGGCGCAACGATGCGCACGGTCAGTCCCCGCGGGCGGAGGACGATCGAGGCCGACGACTTCTTTGTCGGGCCTTTCACCTCGACCCTCGCCGAAGACGAGATCCTGACCCACGTCTCGGTACCCACCACGCGCACTGCATGGTCGTTCCAAGAAGCTGCCGTCAAGAAGGGCGATTACGGGCTCGCCCTTGTGGCTGCCACCGGTACCGCTCGCGATGGGGTGCTTCTGGACCCGAGAGTCACAGTCGGTGCTGCTGTCGGGTCGGTACGGAGGGTTGCGGAGGTCGAGCGTCTCTTGACTGAGACGCCACTGACCGAGGGCCTGGCAGATGAGGCGGCCGTGACGGCAGCCGCTTCGATCGACCCGATCTCGGATATTCACGGCAACAGCGAGTATCGCCGGAAGCTGGTGGCCTCACTCGTACGACGTGCCGTGATCGAACTCATGAACGGAGCCTGACGTGTCCACGACCCCCGAAGAGCGTTTGGACGTCTCGATGACGATCAACGGGAGCCGCTACCGCGCTACGGTTGAGGCACGCCGGACGCTGGCCGACTTCATCCGTGAGGATGCGCAGCTTCCAGGCACTAAGCTTGGCTGCGAGCACGGTGTGTGCGGAGCATGCACGGTACTGCTCGACGATCTGCCGGCGCGTTCCTGCCTCACCCTCGCGGTGCAGGCGGAAGGCCGTCAGATCCGGACCGTTGAGAGCCTTGCCGATGGCCAGGAACTGAACCACCTCCAACGTGCGTTCCGCGAGCAGCACGGCCTTCAGTGTGGATTCTGCACGGCTGGCTTCCTGATGACGGCGACTGCGTTGCTCGAGGAGAACGCGACCCCGACACGGGAGGAGATCGTAGAGACGATGTCGGGTTCGCTATGTCGATGCACGGGATACCAGACCATCATCTCTGCCATCGAACAAGCGGCGGCCGAGGGTCAGAGCGACACGGAGGACGACCAGTGAAGAAGCTCGACAGTCACCAGCACATGAAGACGCCGGTCGTCGCTGCTCGGTCGGTCGGGACCCGAGTGCTGCGGTCTGAAGACCCGCGGTTGCTCACCGGCCGAGGTGAGTTCATCGCCGATATCGACCTCCCGCGCCAGCTCCACGTGGCTTTCATACGAAGTCCTGTTGCACACGCACGAATCACTAATCTCGACTTGTCCGCAATCCGCGACGCGGACGGCGTGGCACTGGCGTGGTCCGGCAAGGACGTCGCCCCCTTCTGCGAGGGCCTCGTCGGCGAGATGGCGGTTGAAGGCTGCTTTCCGACCACGATGCCGCTGCTCGCGGGAGATGAA encodes:
- a CDS encoding cyclase family protein, whose protein sequence is MDRAGIKVAASPWGPDDQLGALNHLSREGSAAILARVDGTRSYDLSIDYFVGMPSFQAAGDPSYQLFMSHTPAGTVVDNMNGVGEAGNRHVCYSGDVVFMYTHTGTHIDSLSHFGVDGHIYNGFSVEDNLGSRGWTKGGAEVIPPIITRGVLIDVAKSHQVDCLPDSYAITVEDCQKVLNDAGITLQPGDVALIRTGRMGFWPDGSKVLGNPPGLSLEAAKWLTRQGISAIAADQECVEVGPSQHEDNWLPGHCHFLAEAGVPMIELVNLEELSRDGVDEFCLIAAPIRLRGASGAPLRPIALPLRDN
- a CDS encoding FAD binding domain-containing protein, coding for MSMPKVGVVGGSIAGLTAANLLRDAGCEVDVYERSDTLLSGFGTGIVVQPELVRYLLERTSTALEDISVPSNEMRYFDAASGRSAGQVKAGWRFTAYNAVYQKLLDAFGTERYHLGKELVLVTPGAETATATFADGAQVTADLLVCADGGGSVARSQLLGRKPDYAGYVTWRGMVDQSDVSTETWDFFQDAFTYGLLPDGHIIAYPISQVSSEGEVTGDTRLNFQWYWNVEAGEALDELMTANDGNRRPVSVHFPALPASSLEEFRSRATSQLAPNFRELITGAPQPFVTIVADADVPRMAFDRLALIGDAAFTPRPHAAAGAAKAAADAWALADRLVEASGDVQEALAAWEPERLAVGEAYLAKVRAMAAALQHGGEFPPGAAEFRFGLPRPA
- a CDS encoding SRPBCC family protein; translation: MQLLNEFEVALPPENTWTLLTDLEKVAPCLPGASITSVEGDDFHGRAKIKVGPITAEYKGVAQFTELDEKAHTAVLLARGKDARGQGDATANVRATLHPKGAGTRVVVETELALTGKVAQFGRGVLADVSGALMTMFAQRLQEMVAAEGAPDTPTSAAAATDDRDAQHQAAEAPAHPAASASSSRVGGRVSDRDDEVLDILALAGGMSWAKAIPTGGALVSVVAALISVFAAGYASGRARSANR
- a CDS encoding FAD binding domain-containing protein yields the protein MKPPKFRYVAPRSLDDAVEHLASDPDAKVLAGGQSLMPLLAMRLAAPSILVDLQHVSGLDDIEDQGTSLLIGARVTHREIERSAMVAERLPILSSAVVHIAHPQIRSRGTFGGSTAHADPSGEWPTILLSLGATMRTVSPRGRRTIEADDFFVGPFTSTLAEDEILTHVSVPTTRTAWSFQEAAVKKGDYGLALVAATGTARDGVLLDPRVTVGAAVGSVRRVAEVERLLTETPLTEGLADEAAVTAAASIDPISDIHGNSEYRRKLVASLVRRAVIELMNGA
- a CDS encoding (2Fe-2S)-binding protein, whose amino-acid sequence is MSTTPEERLDVSMTINGSRYRATVEARRTLADFIREDAQLPGTKLGCEHGVCGACTVLLDDLPARSCLTLAVQAEGRQIRTVESLADGQELNHLQRAFREQHGLQCGFCTAGFLMTATALLEENATPTREEIVETMSGSLCRCTGYQTIISAIEQAAAEGQSDTEDDQ